A genomic window from Glycine max cultivar Williams 82 chromosome 17, Glycine_max_v4.0, whole genome shotgun sequence includes:
- the LOC100527593 gene encoding putative stellacyanin precursor produces the protein MMAQLRNVAILVVVVVAAVLLQSTEAKDYEVGGATGWTSFPPGGASFYSKWAANFTFKLNDSLVFNFESGSHSVVELTKANYENCEVDNNIKAFNRGPARVTLNRTGEFYFSCTFSGHCSSGQKLSIKVTDSSSPAPQKAPAEGPSASAPPPQNAPAEGPNSASPPASGSGSNEGAPSSQTEPAPIAPPPHGSATLLASTFSLFLITIAINFLSHF, from the exons atGATGGCTCAATTAAGGAATGTGGCAATTCTTGTCGTAGTCGTTGTGGCTGCAGTGTTACTACAGAGCACAGAAGCTAAAGATTACGAGGTGGGAGGTGCCACAGGTTGGACTAGTTTTCCTCCTGGTGGTGCTTCTTTCTATTCCAAATGGGCTGCAAATTTTACATTCAAACTAAACGACAGTCTAG TCTTCAACTTCGAATCTGGAAGCCACAGTGTGGTGGAACTTACCAAAGCTAACTATGAAAACTGTGAAGTCGATAACAACATCAAAGCCTTTAATAGAGGACCAGCTAGAGTCACCCTCAATCGCACAGGAGAATTCTACTTCTCCTGTACCTTCTCAGGTCATTGCAGCAGTGGCCAAAAGCTAAGCATTAAGGTCACTGATTCTTCATCACCAGCACCTCAGAAAGCACCAGCTGAAGGTCCTTCAGCTTCTGCTCCTCCACCACAGAATGCCCCAGCTGAAGGTCCTAATTCAGCTTCTCCTCCTGCATCTGGTTCAGGTTCCAATGAAGGAGCTCCATCATCCCAAACTGAACCAGCTCCTATAGCCCCTCCACCACACGGCTCAGCCACACTTCTTGCTTCTACCTTCTCTCTATTCCTCATCACCATTGCCATCAATTTTTTGTCTCATTTTTAG